The sequence below is a genomic window from bacterium.
TATCGGGTATCGTGCGGTCATCATCGATCACATACTTACCCCCATGCGTGGAAACCGCCGAAGGAGCCTGTTCGCCTATGAGCCACCGGATCACATCGAGATAGTGGACACCCCAGTTCCCGATCTGCGAGGAATACGATTTCCACCAGCGGAATTTGTAGGGAGCGATGGTATACTGATATGGACGAAAAGGACGCGGGCCGAGCCACATATCCCAGTCAAATCCCTCGGGAGGATTTTCAGGCTGAGCTTTACCGATGCCATCGGGATACATATTGCTCACATGGTATGCCCGTGCGACTGTCACTTTCCCGATTTTCCCACTGCGGACAAGCCCCGCAAGTTCCTGATAAACGGGTGCTCCCCTGCGGTTCAGCCCAACCTGGGTCACCCGGTTCGTTCGCGAGGCAGCTTCGACCATTGTGCGGCCCTCATGGATGGTGATTGTAAGCGGTTTTTCCACATATACGTCCTTACCGGATTCCATGGCCATGATAGCCTGGACAGCATGCCAGTGATCAGGGGTAGCAATACACACCGCATCGATATCCTTCCGGTCGATGAGCCTGCGGAAGTCCTTGTATCTTTCCACTTTACCGCTGAATGTCTCGCCCATCGCGGGGATACGCTCGCCGAGTTCATCGAGAAACCGCCCGCATACCTTCGACCGGTCTCTTAATGTGTATGGCTCGTACACATCGCAAAGAGCGGCAATTTCGACATCACGGTTTTTCATAAATGACGACAGCAGCTGCGAACCACGGTTCCCGACGCCGATAAATCCCATTCTGATTCTGTCATTCGCTCCGAGAGCGGACGAAACAAACGGCGTACCCGTCATCTCAAGACCCAGTGCCATGCCGGTTGTCGTTACAGCCGATTGCTTCAGGAACAGCCGTCTTCCAGATTTTCTCGCATTTTTCATACACTCTCCCCCCGCGATTATATAATGAACCTGTTATACGGCAATGGACAAGGCACGCGCTTCATTAACCGCGAACAACAACCCGTATCATTCAGAAAACATTCTCAAGCGTACTGTGCTGTACCTGGCCGCAACGTGTAGGCTCAATGACCCGAACATTTAAACACATTATTTATCAGGTTATTGTAAATTTTCAACAGTTCACGTGTATAAAAACAAATACTCGTAAATCCGCTTAAATTTATTCATGATTCAGAAGATAAGGGCTGGGCGCAATGAGGGCAAGTAATGACTTTGATATGAGGTCATATTATGATAGAATTTTTAGGTCATCCGAATAATGAGTACCTGAACGATTCATGCATTATCAGCTTTTTTTCCACTCAACCACCTGACTCCCTCTCCCCCGCTTCGCGCGGGCGAGGGAGAGCCGCCAAATGGACGCTGAAAGTTGACCCCTCTCCCATGCATGGGAGAGGGAATTAAAGGGGGAGGGAAGACATTGTAAAACAATGCATTTAAGAAATATTCATGATATATATATCCTGTCTTCTGAGAAACGACGGGCATTTTTCGCACAGCACGTTTACCGGGAATCCGGGTACGCATTTACCGGATGAACCATAATTTTTTAAATACGGATTTAACCGGATTTAATCACAAGAATCGATTGAACATTGATCGACATGAATCGAACGGATTTTCGCGGATCGGGTTTTGTATAGACCCCGGATTTTACATCTTTCCGGGATACTTATTACGCGAATTACCCTCATGACCATACATGGTCATACCGAAGGATGCACATGTACTTACAGATTAATCCGTGTTAATCATGATGCAAGTGATTCACGAATTTTTCGAATAAACGTTTCCGGGGAGAATGGTTTCTGGAGAAATACTCCATCGCCATCATGTATTCCATAGTTTATAATGGAATTATCGGTGTATCCTGACATATAAATAACCCTGATTTCGGGATGTAGAGTTCTGAGACGCGCGGAAAGCTCTTTCCCGTTCATATGAGGCATAACAAGGTCTGTCACCAGAAGATCCATTTTTTCAATTTTATTTTTATCAAGATAATTTAACATTTCAAGCCCGTCATGCGCGTTGTGAACGTTGAAACCTTTTTGACGTAATATCCTGGATAACATATCGTTAACGAGTTCGTCATCCTCAACGAGCAGAATCGTCCCTCCGACACTGCAATCGGTTTCATCCTTTTTAATCGGAACGCTTTCAGGTTCTGCCTCCACAATAGGGAAATATATTTTAAATGTCGTTCCGTGCCCAAGTTCACTGTAAACCCAAATATTCCCCTTGTTCTGCTTGACAATGCCATAACAGGTCGAGAGTCCCAGGCCAGTTCCTTTCCCTTTTTCTTTTGTGGTAAAAAATGGTTCAAAGATTTGGGACATAGTCTTTTCGTCTATCCCTGTACCTGTGTCGCTCACAGCTATCATGACATAACTCCCGGGCACAACCTCGCAATGAAAATGAGTATAATCAATATCAAGTATGACATTGGCAGTTTCCAGGGTAAGCATTCCGCCATCCGGCATGGCATCACGAGCATTGACCGCCAGGTTGGTCAATACCTGTACAATCTGCCCAGGATCAACCCGCACCATGTTCAGTTTATCAGCCAGAAATGTAACAAGTTCTATATCCTCACCGATCAGGCGACGAAGCATTTTATCCATATCGCTCAGAACCGTGTTCAGGTTTATCACCTGCGGCTCGATATCCTGCTGCCGTGAAAAAGCAAGAAGCTGCTTGGTAAGACCTGTCGCCCGTTCCGCAGTACTTTTTATCTCAGTGATATCGTCGTAGAGGGTATTGTCTGGGGTAAGCGAAGATAATACCATATCCGAATTCCCTATTATGACAGTCAGCATGTTATTGAAATCATGGGCAACGCCACCGGCCAAACGGCCCACGGATTCCATTTTCTGGGCTTGAAGAAATTGAGATTCCAGGTGTTTGCTTGTAGTAATATCGCTGAAAATGGTGGCATATTTCCCCTCTTCCGGATTAAACGCGGAAATACACAGCCACTTGTTCAGAGATTTAAAATAGTGCTCTTGGGTTGCAGCATCTCCTTTGAGGGCAATTTCACGATAGATTTTGATCCAGTTAAAATCATTCCCCCCGATTTTGGACATGACATCGGTGATTTTTTTTCCAATAATGTTTTTTCTCTCAAGCTGCATTATTTTTTCAAACGCTTTATTTACATCACGAAAAACGTAATTGACCGTAAAACCGTTACTATCGGTAAGGACATCATGGAGCGCAAACCCGTTGGTCATATGATCGAATAACAGCGTGAATTTTTTTTCGTTTTCTCTGAGAATCTCTTCTGTCATCTTAAACTCGGAAATATCAGTAAATGTTCCGATTATCTGATGACTCTTAGATACTATCCCAGGAAGCGGGGTCAGATGAGTTTTGATCCAGATTCGGTGTCCATTCTGTATAATGACATCATTATAATCAACGGCACTTCCCGATGCTATGCAGTGAAAGAAATTGGTCCGCAGGTTTCGCGCTGTTTCATTGTGAAGATGCTTATACACATCTTCCGGCCGTTTACCGATGATGTCGGCCGATTTCAAACTTGTCATCCGTTCAAAAGCAGCATTCGCACAGATATATCGGAATTCTCCATCCTCAGCCATGCCGACCACGAAAACAGCCGAATCGATTCCATCGAAAACATTTTTTATGAACAACAATCGCTCTCTTATCTCCTGTACCGCTTCTTTCGGGTCATCCGATACAGCAGTTCTCTCATTATAGTCCGCCATGGGACACCTGCCTTCCGAGGATTTATCTTCGCAATCATGGATAAGATAAAACCACCAGTAATTGAGTATGATAAAATGTTTTGGCGTATTTTGATAAAGAAACATCGTGTTATTGATAATCTTATATGTTGTATTACATGTCATTTATATTTTATTTGCATCATTCAATAATTCATAGACATTACAGATCATTTTAAAATCAAACATATAAATACCGGGATTCTACGGAATTCCGTGTTCTATAATATCTTGTTAATACAACGTTTCAGCCGACTAATTCTACCATAATGCTCTTAATACTATAATCGGTGTAATTCGATGGTCTGAAGCATTGTGTGAATAATCAAGGCCAGAACCCTTACCATAAACGAAAACGGTACAACAGAGGGGCTTGTACTTCAACTCAATATGAGTACAAAAACCATGCCAAATAGACTGGAATAATCAAAATTGAATAATAATCAAATGGTTATATAACGATCAGATTTGGGGAGGCACCGCTAAGCAGAGATGAAGGCGCAATTTATTCCATAAAAGTAGACATTGCATATAATAAAGTGGACATCATACTATCCAAAAAAATAGAGAACAAAAATCCTGCATGGTATCCATTCAGAGATTATCCGGAAGATTGTATTTTTTCAATAACTGATATAATCGGGCTCTCGATATTCCAGCAATCTTACAGGCTTTGATCTTATTTCCCATGGTTTTCGTCATGAGTGTATGAAGATATCTTCGCTCCATGTCTTCATGCACAGTTTTCATTTTCGGGAATGTTTCGTGCTCAACGGTTTCAAACGAATAAAATGCACCGCGATTTTTCTGAATATCCGCTTTTACCGGTACAGAGGTCTGTGCAATCCTGATCCGTATGTTTGTGGGAAGATGATAGGGGAAAAAAGTGGGCTCATATCGTGCCTCGGTAAGAACATACTCGATTGTATTAACCAGCTCACGGACATTTCCCGGCCATTCATAATTTGTCAGTGCTTCTAAAAATTCCGGAGAAAAACCCTTTGTTTCGATACCATACAAGTCACCAAGCTCGGATGTATAATGAATAATCAACGGTTTTATGTCTTCAACACGTTCCCGTAACGGTGGAAGTTCAATCGAGAATGCCCGCAGGCGATAGAGCAGATCTTTTCTGAACTGACCGGCTTGTACCATCTGGTCGAGTTCCCTGTTGGTCGCCACGATAAGACGGAAATTGCTTTTACTTTCCGTTTTAGAGCCAAGAGGGCGATACAGACGTTCCTGAATCACACGAAGGAATGCTTTCTGGACCGATAACGGGAGCTCTCCAATTTCATCGAGAAACAATGTTCCCCCATGGGCATGTTCAATCAATCCTTCTTTCATTTTATCCGCCCCTGTGAAGGCCCCTTTCTCATGTCCGAATAAAATCCCCTCGACAAGCGTTTCGGGTAAAGCGGCGCAATCGACCACTACAAAGGGTTTATCAGCCCGTGGGCTGTTTTTATGTATTGCCCGCGCGAAGAGCTCCTTTCCCGTACCGGTTTCTCCCGAAATAAGCACATTCGCGTTGCTGACAGCTGCCTGAGCAAGCTGTTCGAGCACTTTTTCCATTTTTGCACTGCTGCCGATGATACCTTCACATTTCAACACAAGCGGAATATGCCCGGTCTTCTTTTCCTCACGGTACTGGAGCGCCCGTACAAACGGCAGCAGCATTTCATTGAGCATGGCAGGTTTTGTAATATAATCCCATGCCCCGTTTTTTATCGCAAGCTCTGCTCCATTTATATCACTGAAAGCTGTGATGATAATTACTTCAGGTACTGAAGGTGCGGCACGGATAAGCGGGATTGCATCGAGCCCGTTACCATCCGGCAACTGTACATCAAGGAAAACAACGTCAAAATTCCCGTTCCGTGCTTTTTTAAGTCCTTCGTTGAGTGTAAAAACACATGTAACATCGTGCCCAACACTCTTTACCACTCTTGCCAGCGCCTCGTTCATCGAAGGATCATCATCGATAATCAGGATATGGGCCACTGTTTTCCCCTCCTTTATCGGTTGGCATCCAGCACACGTCTTATACTTGCGGCAATCATGCCGCCGTTAAAAGGCTTGATAAGAATCTCGCGAATACCCAGTTCCTCTGTTTCACCCGATGCGATAGTCTCATTATATCCGGTACAGAGTATGATGGGAATATTCGGCCTGATGCTTACTAACGCCCGCGATAATTCACGACCGTCGATATCGGGCATGGTAAGGTCGGTAATGACAAGATCAATCCAGTCAGGATTGGAACGGAAATATTCCAGGGCATGTACACTGCTCGTTTTCCCGACAACGGAGTAGCCAAGATGTTCAAGTACTCCCTTCTCGATGTGTACCAGGTCTTTCTCATCGTCCACGAGAAGTATTCGTTCGTGACCGGGGAGAATTTTCCCGAGGAGCTTGTCTTCATGAATGTCCTCAATTTCAACAATGGGCAAAAACACATCAAAAACCGAGCCTTCGCCGGGTTCACTATGAACGGTTATCTCTCCCTGATAGCTCCGAATAATTCCATGAACAACACTCAAACCCATACCGGGACCTTCTCCGGGTTTTTTCGTGGTATAAAACGGCTCAAAAATACGTTCAATTACCGATGATGATATGCCCTCGCCCGTATCACGCACCGTCAATCTCACGTGCGGTCCCGGTTTTAATACAGGGTACTTATTAATCGCGTCGTTGTCGATCATGACATTATCCATGGAAATTTCGAGCGTTCCCCCTCTGTCTTTCATGGCATACGCTGCATTATTGCATAGATTCAATATAATCTGATTGATCTGAACGGGATCACACAGAATAACATCACGGTTTGATTTTATGTGTTCACATATCCTGATGGTGGACGGGAATGTCGCATGAATGAGCTTCAGAGTTTCCTTGACAATGGGCAGAATGTTAACAGGGCGTTTTCCCTGTCCTGTCTGACGGCTGAATGTGAGAATCTGCTCTATGAGATTTTTTGCTCTGAGACTTGACTTGATAACACTTTCCAGAAGAGTCCTGGTCTGATTTTTCTTTGGCAGATCATAAATAGCAAGCTCGGTGTTGAGCATGATCGCGCCGAGGATATTATTAAAATCATGGGCAATACCTGCCGCCAGTGTGCCGATAGCCTCCATTTTCTGAGCCTGAAGCAGCTTGTTTTCCAGATATTTACGTTCCGAAATGTCGCATATGATATTCAGTATATATTCGATCTCATTGTCATCAGACCTCTGGAGGCTTGCAGACATGAGACAATTCATTTCAGTGCCATCTTTTTTCCTTCGTTTTATTTCATATTCTTTTATATATCCATTGTTCTTCAATTGGTTTATAACACTGATATATTCATCATATGCGAAATATGTGTCACGAATGTCAAGCCCCTTTATCTCCTCCCCTGAATACCCGAATAATCCCAACCATGTGCCGTTAACATCCAGTATTATCGGTTCCACAGTAAAAATTTCTACGGAATTACGGGAATTCTCAAAAAGCGCCCTGTATTTCTTTTCGCTCGTTGATAGTGCTTTTTGTACTTCTATTCGATCCGTAATATCAATAATTTGAACAATAATCAAATCGGTGGGTAAACCATGGCTGAGAATATCGTAAACTGATACTTCTACCCATCGAATCCCGCCGTCTTTCCGGGTAATTACAAACTCATCCCTTTTAATGTTTATTTCTCTGTCCAGCAGCATATTTCTGATTTTAATCACATTGTTATAATATTCCTCATCCGGAAACAATTTCTGTATCAAGACGTCAATAGTGGTTGCTTCTTCAGGTGAATAACCGGTCAGTTCAGCGACTGCATCGTTATACCGAATGATCTTCGCAGCATTCCTCGATATGAATGTCGGTATAGGACTCTGCATATAAACATCCCACAGCAGCTCAAGTAATTCATCACTCGCGGAATTCATCTTTTTTTTCATATTTTTTACAAAATCCCTCGTATATATGTCATTTTTTTATAATAAAGCGTCATTTTTAAAGAAATTATTCAATACTGCCTTACACGGGTATAAATATTCTATTGTATAGGGATTATGAGTCTTTTTAATAACGATAATTTTAATCATTATAATTTAATAAGGTTACTTATGAATACATAACAATATAACGATATTATTAAAAAAGTCAAAAATATATTTAAGTTGATTATATTATATTATTTTTAAAGTTATATATTATAAGCTCTCACGGGTCTATATGTATCTATGCATATCTTTGTATTATAATGATTTATTAAAAATATAACTATGCTCATATTAGCATTTTATCTCTTTATATCATAATCTTATCTTAATTCGTACTAATGAACATTAATTATTATATTAAACGCATGTGATGAAAAATAATTACAATTTTTTAAAAAAAATCATAAGGATTCGTTACTATAAAGGAGTTACATAACAACATTTTGCAGAACTTCTTGTATGTTATTTTACTTATAATAAAAGACACAAATAATTTCACATAACA
It includes:
- a CDS encoding Gfo/Idh/MocA family oxidoreductase; its protein translation is MKNARKSGRRLFLKQSAVTTTGMALGLEMTGTPFVSSALGANDRIRMGFIGVGNRGSQLLSSFMKNRDVEIAALCDVYEPYTLRDRSKVCGRFLDELGERIPAMGETFSGKVERYKDFRRLIDRKDIDAVCIATPDHWHAVQAIMAMESGKDVYVEKPLTITIHEGRTMVEAASRTNRVTQVGLNRRGAPVYQELAGLVRSGKIGKVTVARAYHVSNMYPDGIGKAQPENPPEGFDWDMWLGPRPFRPYQYTIAPYKFRWWKSYSSQIGNWGVHYLDVIRWLIGEQAPSAVSTHGGKYVIDDDRTIPDTMEVTFEFGSGAVVIFGLYEAGGGNPIPGWEVELCGVQGTLSANERVYKIVPPSPGQFQKRSTPGEPVEKRLETPVDSTDSLVRNFLDCVKSRSKSLCDMEEGHRSTTFAHLANIALETKTRIEWDPKTERITNNSDANNLLHYQYREPWKL
- a CDS encoding response regulator; its protein translation is MADYNERTAVSDDPKEAVQEIRERLLFIKNVFDGIDSAVFVVGMAEDGEFRYICANAAFERMTSLKSADIIGKRPEDVYKHLHNETARNLRTNFFHCIASGSAVDYNDVIIQNGHRIWIKTHLTPLPGIVSKSHQIIGTFTDISEFKMTEEILRENEKKFTLLFDHMTNGFALHDVLTDSNGFTVNYVFRDVNKAFEKIMQLERKNIIGKKITDVMSKIGGNDFNWIKIYREIALKGDAATQEHYFKSLNKWLCISAFNPEEGKYATIFSDITTSKHLESQFLQAQKMESVGRLAGGVAHDFNNMLTVIIGNSDMVLSSLTPDNTLYDDITEIKSTAERATGLTKQLLAFSRQQDIEPQVINLNTVLSDMDKMLRRLIGEDIELVTFLADKLNMVRVDPGQIVQVLTNLAVNARDAMPDGGMLTLETANVILDIDYTHFHCEVVPGSYVMIAVSDTGTGIDEKTMSQIFEPFFTTKEKGKGTGLGLSTCYGIVKQNKGNIWVYSELGHGTTFKIYFPIVEAEPESVPIKKDETDCSVGGTILLVEDDELVNDMLSRILRQKGFNVHNAHDGLEMLNYLDKNKIEKMDLLVTDLVMPHMNGKELSARLRTLHPEIRVIYMSGYTDNSIINYGIHDGDGVFLQKPFSPETFIRKIRESLAS
- a CDS encoding sigma-54 dependent transcriptional regulator, whose protein sequence is MAHILIIDDDPSMNEALARVVKSVGHDVTCVFTLNEGLKKARNGNFDVVFLDVQLPDGNGLDAIPLIRAAPSVPEVIIITAFSDINGAELAIKNGAWDYITKPAMLNEMLLPFVRALQYREEKKTGHIPLVLKCEGIIGSSAKMEKVLEQLAQAAVSNANVLISGETGTGKELFARAIHKNSPRADKPFVVVDCAALPETLVEGILFGHEKGAFTGADKMKEGLIEHAHGGTLFLDEIGELPLSVQKAFLRVIQERLYRPLGSKTESKSNFRLIVATNRELDQMVQAGQFRKDLLYRLRAFSIELPPLRERVEDIKPLIIHYTSELGDLYGIETKGFSPEFLEALTNYEWPGNVRELVNTIEYVLTEARYEPTFFPYHLPTNIRIRIAQTSVPVKADIQKNRGAFYSFETVEHETFPKMKTVHEDMERRYLHTLMTKTMGNKIKACKIAGISRARLYQLLKKYNLPDNL
- a CDS encoding PAS domain S-box protein, whose protein sequence is MNSASDELLELLWDVYMQSPIPTFISRNAAKIIRYNDAVAELTGYSPEEATTIDVLIQKLFPDEEYYNNVIKIRNMLLDREINIKRDEFVITRKDGGIRWVEVSVYDILSHGLPTDLIIVQIIDITDRIEVQKALSTSEKKYRALFENSRNSVEIFTVEPIILDVNGTWLGLFGYSGEEIKGLDIRDTYFAYDEYISVINQLKNNGYIKEYEIKRRKKDGTEMNCLMSASLQRSDDNEIEYILNIICDISERKYLENKLLQAQKMEAIGTLAAGIAHDFNNILGAIMLNTELAIYDLPKKNQTRTLLESVIKSSLRAKNLIEQILTFSRQTGQGKRPVNILPIVKETLKLIHATFPSTIRICEHIKSNRDVILCDPVQINQIILNLCNNAAYAMKDRGGTLEISMDNVMIDNDAINKYPVLKPGPHVRLTVRDTGEGISSSVIERIFEPFYTTKKPGEGPGMGLSVVHGIIRSYQGEITVHSEPGEGSVFDVFLPIVEIEDIHEDKLLGKILPGHERILLVDDEKDLVHIEKGVLEHLGYSVVGKTSSVHALEYFRSNPDWIDLVITDLTMPDIDGRELSRALVSIRPNIPIILCTGYNETIASGETEELGIREILIKPFNGGMIAASIRRVLDANR